The DNA region cctggcgctttgTCTTTGAAGTTTAagtgggatttaacccgtaaaattggTGCGTTCTGGTTTTTGCCAGTTTAGAACCCCTtaacgatttttgcattttttaaaaaacctcACGAgcttatactgcccctgatcgcataaatgtcccatatgcattttcatcgatttcgagttattgaagcagtttggttcaaaatcgtgtgctctttcaaaagagcctgtAACATCCagcactttgttctagaaatccggagtaaatccagttttttcgcgaaaatttaacacgtagccttatgtatgcgACAAACCTTAAATgcttttttctcagcttgctgtttttgcatttgggacatttatgcgaacatgggcagtatagttcTTGTTCCAGggaacaattttgccgaagagtgTTAAAAGCTTGATCAAATATTAagaatgttacagaatttataacaccaccgctgaaaacatcaactttttcttcaagcTCTTCTGGCAATCATAAGCTTACCTGGTTCCATAGGCGTCGCGACGCCTACCCTGAGTCTTTTCTGCCGTAGCAGCTAGTGCTGCCAGAAGAGAGTGAAATCACCAAGTAAcgaacacaatttttttcttagaaaagCTAATTATTGTTCAAATCCACAAAcggcatttctaaaaaaaaggtaGAATAGAAAGAACATTACAAAAAAGCAGTACACAGAACAcgttttctaaacaaaatattATCTTTGGTTCAATAGCAATAGAAATAGGCGCTATTTTACTTTCCAAAAATTCTTGGATTGAATTTTCCTTTACACATTGACCATAGCCTACTAAGATTGTTTAACAactctctaaaaaaaatcaatacattGTTATCattcagggttgccagataaatctgggaatgccagattttttaagtgtcagccagaataaagattcatctttctcagtgccagattttgacagatttcaCCAGATTTATCGAAATCaacgaatttaattgaaaacaaaaaaatagaatgGGTATTTCTTAAAaagaataataataatttttttaaggtcataaaatcaattaaaccatctgaattctacaaatttttgaattaatccaTTTCCTTCCTTTCCTTCACCATTGAAAATGGTTAGATTtttgtctgccagatttttccagattttttatcgatactttgccagatttttttaattttgacctggtaaccctggttATCATTACAAACATCTGAGAACACCGTTGATCACAGTGTAACAGAAAATTAAATCCAGGAATTCTGATGAATGGTCATCGTACAAAGAAGAGATGTATATGAACAATcgttttaaacttattttaatatttttgcaaatacatacatcatttttgagaGCCATTCGTGCGGTTCTTAAACGTCTAATTCTTACTAACATGCCATTTGCTTGGTTAAGACTAGAAATGCCAGtcgttatattttttatttcttggttTCTGTTATATAAATTGCGAaattattaacatttttgtGTTAATTGTGccgtaagtattttaagtttacaATTTGCGTACAAAGCATTAGTTCTAGACTTCCATCGATTCAAAGTTCATGACTGAATCCCCAGCACATCACTCCGCCAACCCTGGCTCGCTGAAAATGATGATGTCTTTGCTGTTGCTCTTCTTGACAATCCGCTGTCAGGAAACGGCAGCCGTTCCGGTCAGCGTGCCCGTCCACTTGTCGCTAACGGCCCACAGCCACTTCGCCAGCTGGTCGTCCTTCGCCTGCTCGGCCACGTCCTTCGGTGCGCAATCGCTAAAGTACTGTCCGGATACCTTCTCCAGCTGCGGATGAAGCGCCACGTGCAGCGTAGTTTGCGCCCCCGAAGCCGCCGACTTGAGGAATGGCCACACGAACGGCTTGATGAGGAAGCTCGAGAACCAGCTGTTGAACAGGCCCATGTGGCGCATCAGGTCGGTGTCCACGATGCCCGGATGGACGGCGTTGACCGTGACGCCGGTTCCCTCGAGACGTTTCGCCAGTTCGCGCGTGAACAGGACGTTCGCCAGTTTGCTCTGCTCGTACGCATTGGCGGGATCGTAACTTTGGACGCTGTTCAAATCTTGCACGTTGATTTTAGCCCGGGTGTGGGCAATGCTGGACAGGACAACGATACGGGACGGGGCTGACAGTTTGAGTTGATCTAGGAGAAGATTCGTGAGCAGGAAGTGGCCCATGTGATTCACTCCGAGCTGCAGTTCGATGCCTTCTTTGGTGAGGGAACGTGGGCAGCGCATAACTCCGGCATTATTCACCAGGATGTCCAAACGGTTTTGCTCGAGTTTGAATCTGAAATGGGGAAATGATTCACTGTTAGTTTGGATTCATTCATTTGGATATacatttgattttgatgaatcacgaaaacaaacatttaacaaCATCAAActaagtaggggaactataccctttctcaacctatttctattatcggcctatcagcactttgatcatgaattacagcttaaataaagtgtttttgactgttccaaagtaataaaactAAAGTGAGCAGCAACTCTTGATTGTtgatacatttgaaaatgttggttttatagcggaaaacggcaaaagtgatgcgAATTGGTCGAACGACTTAGTTTGATTAAAATAGGTattgtatatttcccctatgtgaAACTGTTGTGCAATTTGTTAACAGTGCATAATTAATCATGTTGCCCTCCAAACACCACCATTATCGACACGAGTCCTTTCAATCGCTGTGAACAAGTGCAGCCAACACTCCAACACGAACAATGAAGTTGTTAGGACGCATTCTGTTGGCCACGGTTACAAGGCCACTCATCGGTTCGTTAGGCTCACCCCAGGAAACTGTAGAGTACACCGTGTCTCTGATCCAACATTTAAGTAGCAACGTTGAACGCGGAGTTCCGCGAGTTGTATTCTTTGATTTTGGCCTGAATGAACACTATCCTGTTCTGGAAAGGACACTCCCAAAATCAGAGCTGGTGTTTGTATCCAAACTAGTGATGGATTGTAACCTGCCATTAGCAAGTATTGGGAAGATGCCCTCAAAAGTGACGCTACTAGTTGTTTACGGAGGTCcaaattattgttttgaaatatttgccaCAACTTTTCGAGCCTTCGATCCAAGTTCTAAAGTGATTGTTTTTACACCATATTGTCTGAGGAATCATTTTCCGAAAGTTATCGGAAGATTGAAATTCTACAACGCGATTTATGTGACCCTTGAAAACTGTAAAATGATTTACAATGGAACGTTTGTCAAACTTCCTCAACCTAGTTTGCTGTACCGACGTTCACCTTTCCATAGTCTTGGTCGGCCCATAACGATTTTATCATCAGTTGATgcatagggtagaggacccagttttcgccctgctccagttttcgcccacctactggatttaatctgtatttagcaaactcataccgttttttggttgaatttattatgcaggtttaaatattcattcatttctagtactaattgaaactttcctaatgaatttctattgattattaagtttttataagcttttcaaaaaagccttactgcagccgccatatttttgtcaatttagactacagcgggtaataatgttaatgagggaaaacaactcattttgtccgaaaataatgtaaataaataattcattagttcactgtatgtctgaatttcatgaaaatctagtgatttacctgttttaaacgtttagcaaaggttatttcaataaaataaagtgggcgatttctggggtcatgaaaaaacatgagatccaattttcgcccagggc from Culex quinquefasciatus strain JHB chromosome 3, VPISU_Cqui_1.0_pri_paternal, whole genome shotgun sequence includes:
- the LOC6043704 gene encoding retinol dehydrogenase 13 encodes the protein MSIFRSKAVLGLSAVGTLVGCGALLKDYMQGARFQRPDIRADGKVVIITGANTGIGKETAMALARRGAHVYMACRDLKKCEEARQEIVLETQNGQVFCRECDLASLQSVRKFVKQFKLEQNRLDILVNNAGVMRCPRSLTKEGIELQLGVNHMGHFLLTNLLLDQLKLSAPSRIVVLSSIAHTRAKINVQDLNSVQSYDPANAYEQSKLANVLFTRELAKRLEGTGVTVNAVHPGIVDTDLMRHMGLFNSWFSSFLIKPFVWPFLKSAASGAQTTLHVALHPQLEKVSGQYFSDCAPKDVAEQAKDDQLAKWLWAVSDKWTGTLTGTAAVS